A window from Salvelinus sp. IW2-2015 linkage group LG5, ASM291031v2, whole genome shotgun sequence encodes these proteins:
- the LOC111964174 gene encoding serine/threonine-protein kinase MARK2 isoform X4, which yields MSTRTVTRTALLTIEHSSNQSPSESKAGGRPNMPRCRNSVPTTADEQPHIGNYRLLKTIGKGNFAKVKLARHVLTGKEVAVKIIDKTQLNSSSLQKLFREVRIMKLLNHPNIVKLFEVIETEKTLYLIMEYASGGEVFDYLVAHGRMKEKEARAKFRQIVSAVQYCHQKCIVHRDLKAENLLLDADMNIKIADFGFSNEFTMGNKLDTFCGSPPYAAPELFQGKKYDGPEVDVWSLGVILYTLVSGSLPFDGQNLKELRERVLRGKYRIPFYMSTDCENLLKKFLILNPTKRGSLEQQIMKDRWMNVGHEEEELKPFIEPQPDYKDPKRTDIMLQMGYSAEEIQDSLVNQKYNEVMATYLLLDYRNTEMDECISLSMKSRPGSDLTNSNAQSPSHKVQRSTSSNLKPRRATDAGSSASKRSQGDNKHTAEDYGRKGSGTGSSTKVPPSPLATADRKRSTPTPSTNSILSTGTSRSRNSPVPERATLGVQNGKDSLTTPGSRASTASAAAVLSSSHPRHHKSLSTSAHPSPPDIHAHRPSTAPQRVPVASPSAHNIGSSTATDRTNFPRNVTSRSTFSAGQQRAARDQHTSTYNGPPSSPSLSYGNSQARRAGGTGIFRKFTSKFVRRNLTFRFPRSPYEGEGRDEASRPMLTTAEKLEKVTLGSAGDENKDFLSSTSTVPSTPTSSLTSKDHKPRSLRFTWSMKTTSSMEPNEMMKEIRKVLDSNSCEYELRERYMLLCVSGNPACDDFVQWEMEVCKLPRLSLNGVRFKRISGTSIAFKNIASKVANELKL from the exons TCTCCCTCTGAGTCCAAGGCAGGCGGGCGTCCCAATATGCCGCGGTGCCGGAATTCTGTCCCCACGACGGCAGACGAGCAGCCACACATTGGCAACTACCGGCTGCTAAAGACCATTGGCAAGGGCAACTTTGCCAAGGTCAAACTGGCCCGGCATGTCCTCACAGGGAAAGAG GTGGCTGTGAAAATCATTGACAAAACGCAGCTTAACTCTTCCAGTCTCCAAAAG CTGTTTCGTGAAGTGAGGATCATGAAGTTGCTGAATCATCCAAATATCG TTAAGTTATTTGAAGTTATTGAGACTGAGAAGACACTGTACTTGATCATGGAGTATGCCAGTGGAG GTGAGGTGTTTGATTACCTTGTTGCTCACGGGAGAATGAAGGAGAAAGAGGCCAGAGCCAAATTTAGACAG ATAGTTTCAGCGGTACAGTACTGCCACCAGAAGTGCATTGTACACAGAGACCTAAAG GCAGAGAACCTACTCCTAGATGCTGACATGAACATCAAGATCGCAGACTTTGGTTTCAGCAATGAGTTCACCATGGGGAACAAGCTGGACACTTTTTGTGGCTCCCCGCCCTACGCTGCTCCGGAACTGTTCCAAGGGAAGAAGTATGACGGGCCCGAGGTGGACGTCTGGAGCCTGGGGGTCATCCTCTACACACTGGTCAGCGGCTCTCTGCCCTTCGACGGGCAGAACCTCAAG GAGCTGCGTGAACGGGTTTTGCGGGGGAAGTATAGGATTCCGTTCTACATGTCCACAGACTGCGAGAACCTGCTCAAGAAGTTCCTCATTCTCAACCCAACCAAGAGGGGCAGCCTGGAG CAGCAGATCATGAAGGACCGCTGGATGAATGTAGGccatgaggaggaggagctgaagCCCTTCATCGAGCCCCAGCCAGACTATAAGGACCCCAAGAGGACAG ATATCATGTTGCAGATGGGCTACTCTGCAGAGGAGATCCAGGACTCCCTCGTCAACCAAAAATATAATGAAGTCATGGCCACATATCTATTACTGGATTACAGGAACACAGAG atGGACGAATGTATCAGTCTGTCAATGAAATCCCGCCCAGGAAGTGACCTCACAAACAGCAATGCTCAATCTCCTTCTCACAAGGTACAGCGCAGTACCTCATCCAATCTAAAGCCCCGGAGAGCAACAGATGCAG GTTCTTCTGCTTCCAAGCGTTCCCAGGGCGACAACAAGCACACAGCAGAGGATTATGGGAGGAAAGGTTCTGGCACTGGCAGCTCCACTAAAGTCCCTCCCAGTCCTTTAGCTACAGCAGATCGTAAGAGGAGCACCCCAACCCCCTCCACC AACAGCATCCTGTCCACTGGTACGAGTCGCAGTCGAAACTCGCCGGTCCCTGAGAGGGCCACACTTGGGGTCCAGAATGGAAAGGACAG ccTGACCACCCCAGGGTCCCGTGCCTCCACAGCCTCGGCAGCTGCCgtactctcctcctcccacccccgACATCACAAGTCCTTGTCCACCTCTGCTCACCCCAGCCCCCCAGACATCCATGCACACCGGCCCAG CACCGCCCCTCAGAGAGTACCGGTGGCGTCTCCTTCTGCCCACAACATCGGCAGTTCCACGGCGACAGACCGTACCAACTTCCCCAGAAATGTGACTAGCCGGAGCACTTTCAGTGCCGGCCAGCAGAGGGCGGCACGGGACCAACATACCTCCACTTATAATGGTCCCCCAtcatccccttccctctcctacgGGAACAGCCAAGCCCGAAGAGCCGGGGGCACTGGTATCTTCAGAAAGTTCACTTCTAAATTTGTGCGCAG AAATCTCACATTCAGATTCCCCAGAAG CCCGTATGAGGGAGAGGGTCGAGATGAGGCCAGCAG ACCCATGCTGACCACCGCTGAGAAGCTGGAAAAGGTCACTCTGGGCTCTGCAGGAGACGAGAACAAGGACTTCCTGTCTTCCACCTCTACGGTTCCCAGCACCCCGACTTCAAGCCTGACCTCCAAGGACCACAAGCCCCGCTCGCTGCGCTTCACCTGGAGCATGAAGACCACCTCCTCCATGGAGCCCAATGAGATGATGAAGGAGATCCGGAAGGTTTTGGACTCGAACAGCTGCGAGTATGAGCTACGGGAGCGCTACATGCTGCTGTGCGTGTCTGGGAATCCCGCCTGTGACGACTTTGTCCAGTGGGAGATGGAGGTTTGCAAGCTGCCCCGCCTCTCCCTCAACGGGGTTCGCTTTAAGCGCATTTCTGGCACGTCCATCGCCTTCAAGAACATCGCTTCCAAGGTTGCCAATGAGCTCAAACTTTGA
- the LOC111964174 gene encoding serine/threonine-protein kinase MARK2 isoform X9, which yields MSTRTVTRTALLTIEHSSNQSPSESKAGGRPNMPRCRNSVPTTADEQPHIGNYRLLKTIGKGNFAKVKLARHVLTGKEVAVKIIDKTQLNSSSLQKLFREVRIMKLLNHPNIVKLFEVIETEKTLYLIMEYASGGEVFDYLVAHGRMKEKEARAKFRQIVSAVQYCHQKCIVHRDLKAENLLLDADMNIKIADFGFSNEFTMGNKLDTFCGSPPYAAPELFQGKKYDGPEVDVWSLGVILYTLVSGSLPFDGQNLKELRERVLRGKYRIPFYMSTDCENLLKKFLILNPTKRGSLEQIMKDRWMNVGHEEEELKPFIEPQPDYKDPKRTDIMLQMGYSAEEIQDSLVNQKYNEVMATYLLLDYRNTEMDECISLSMKSRPGSDLTNSNAQSPSHKVQRSTSSNLKPRRATDAGSSASKRSQGDNKHTAEDYGRKGSGTGSSTKVPPSPLATADRKRSTPTPSTNSILSTGTSRSRNSPVPERATLGVQNGKDSTAPQRVPVASPSAHNIGSSTATDRTNFPRNVTSRSTFSAGQQRAARDQHTSTYNGPPSSPSLSYGNSQARRAGGTGIFRKFTSKFVRRNLTFRFPRSPYEGEGRDEASRPMLTTAEKLEKVTLGSAGDENKDFLSSTSTVPSTPTSSLTSKDHKPRSLRFTWSMKTTSSMEPNEMMKEIRKVLDSNSCEYELRERYMLLCVSGNPACDDFVQWEMEVCKLPRLSLNGVRFKRISGTSIAFKNIASKVANELKL from the exons TCTCCCTCTGAGTCCAAGGCAGGCGGGCGTCCCAATATGCCGCGGTGCCGGAATTCTGTCCCCACGACGGCAGACGAGCAGCCACACATTGGCAACTACCGGCTGCTAAAGACCATTGGCAAGGGCAACTTTGCCAAGGTCAAACTGGCCCGGCATGTCCTCACAGGGAAAGAG GTGGCTGTGAAAATCATTGACAAAACGCAGCTTAACTCTTCCAGTCTCCAAAAG CTGTTTCGTGAAGTGAGGATCATGAAGTTGCTGAATCATCCAAATATCG TTAAGTTATTTGAAGTTATTGAGACTGAGAAGACACTGTACTTGATCATGGAGTATGCCAGTGGAG GTGAGGTGTTTGATTACCTTGTTGCTCACGGGAGAATGAAGGAGAAAGAGGCCAGAGCCAAATTTAGACAG ATAGTTTCAGCGGTACAGTACTGCCACCAGAAGTGCATTGTACACAGAGACCTAAAG GCAGAGAACCTACTCCTAGATGCTGACATGAACATCAAGATCGCAGACTTTGGTTTCAGCAATGAGTTCACCATGGGGAACAAGCTGGACACTTTTTGTGGCTCCCCGCCCTACGCTGCTCCGGAACTGTTCCAAGGGAAGAAGTATGACGGGCCCGAGGTGGACGTCTGGAGCCTGGGGGTCATCCTCTACACACTGGTCAGCGGCTCTCTGCCCTTCGACGGGCAGAACCTCAAG GAGCTGCGTGAACGGGTTTTGCGGGGGAAGTATAGGATTCCGTTCTACATGTCCACAGACTGCGAGAACCTGCTCAAGAAGTTCCTCATTCTCAACCCAACCAAGAGGGGCAGCCTGGAG CAGATCATGAAGGACCGCTGGATGAATGTAGGccatgaggaggaggagctgaagCCCTTCATCGAGCCCCAGCCAGACTATAAGGACCCCAAGAGGACAG ATATCATGTTGCAGATGGGCTACTCTGCAGAGGAGATCCAGGACTCCCTCGTCAACCAAAAATATAATGAAGTCATGGCCACATATCTATTACTGGATTACAGGAACACAGAG atGGACGAATGTATCAGTCTGTCAATGAAATCCCGCCCAGGAAGTGACCTCACAAACAGCAATGCTCAATCTCCTTCTCACAAGGTACAGCGCAGTACCTCATCCAATCTAAAGCCCCGGAGAGCAACAGATGCAG GTTCTTCTGCTTCCAAGCGTTCCCAGGGCGACAACAAGCACACAGCAGAGGATTATGGGAGGAAAGGTTCTGGCACTGGCAGCTCCACTAAAGTCCCTCCCAGTCCTTTAGCTACAGCAGATCGTAAGAGGAGCACCCCAACCCCCTCCACC AACAGCATCCTGTCCACTGGTACGAGTCGCAGTCGAAACTCGCCGGTCCCTGAGAGGGCCACACTTGGGGTCCAGAATGGAAAGGACAG CACCGCCCCTCAGAGAGTACCGGTGGCGTCTCCTTCTGCCCACAACATCGGCAGTTCCACGGCGACAGACCGTACCAACTTCCCCAGAAATGTGACTAGCCGGAGCACTTTCAGTGCCGGCCAGCAGAGGGCGGCACGGGACCAACATACCTCCACTTATAATGGTCCCCCAtcatccccttccctctcctacgGGAACAGCCAAGCCCGAAGAGCCGGGGGCACTGGTATCTTCAGAAAGTTCACTTCTAAATTTGTGCGCAG AAATCTCACATTCAGATTCCCCAGAAG CCCGTATGAGGGAGAGGGTCGAGATGAGGCCAGCAG ACCCATGCTGACCACCGCTGAGAAGCTGGAAAAGGTCACTCTGGGCTCTGCAGGAGACGAGAACAAGGACTTCCTGTCTTCCACCTCTACGGTTCCCAGCACCCCGACTTCAAGCCTGACCTCCAAGGACCACAAGCCCCGCTCGCTGCGCTTCACCTGGAGCATGAAGACCACCTCCTCCATGGAGCCCAATGAGATGATGAAGGAGATCCGGAAGGTTTTGGACTCGAACAGCTGCGAGTATGAGCTACGGGAGCGCTACATGCTGCTGTGCGTGTCTGGGAATCCCGCCTGTGACGACTTTGTCCAGTGGGAGATGGAGGTTTGCAAGCTGCCCCGCCTCTCCCTCAACGGGGTTCGCTTTAAGCGCATTTCTGGCACGTCCATCGCCTTCAAGAACATCGCTTCCAAGGTTGCCAATGAGCTCAAACTTTGA
- the LOC111964174 gene encoding serine/threonine-protein kinase MARK2 isoform X7, which produces MPRCRNSVPTTADEQPHIGNYRLLKTIGKGNFAKVKLARHVLTGKEVAVKIIDKTQLNSSSLQKLFREVRIMKLLNHPNIVKLFEVIETEKTLYLIMEYASGGEVFDYLVAHGRMKEKEARAKFRQIVSAVQYCHQKCIVHRDLKAENLLLDADMNIKIADFGFSNEFTMGNKLDTFCGSPPYAAPELFQGKKYDGPEVDVWSLGVILYTLVSGSLPFDGQNLKELRERVLRGKYRIPFYMSTDCENLLKKFLILNPTKRGSLEQQIMKDRWMNVGHEEEELKPFIEPQPDYKDPKRTGQNPDRAGGWKRDIMLQMGYSAEEIQDSLVNQKYNEVMATYLLLDYRNTEMDECISLSMKSRPGSDLTNSNAQSPSHKVQRSTSSNLKPRRATDAGSSASKRSQGDNKHTAEDYGRKGSGTGSSTKVPPSPLATADRKRSTPTPSTNSILSTGTSRSRNSPVPERATLGVQNGKDSLTTPGSRASTASAAAVLSSSHPRHHKSLSTSAHPSPPDIHAHRPSTAPQRVPVASPSAHNIGSSTATDRTNFPRNVTSRSTFSAGQQRAARDQHTSTYNGPPSSPSLSYGNSQARRAGGTGIFRKFTSKFVRRNLTFRFPRSPYEGEGRDEASRPMLTTAEKLEKVTLGSAGDENKDFLSSTSTVPSTPTSSLTSKDHKPRSLRFTWSMKTTSSMEPNEMMKEIRKVLDSNSCEYELRERYMLLCVSGNPACDDFVQWEMEVCKLPRLSLNGVRFKRISGTSIAFKNIASKVANELKL; this is translated from the exons ATGCCGCGGTGCCGGAATTCTGTCCCCACGACGGCAGACGAGCAGCCACACATTGGCAACTACCGGCTGCTAAAGACCATTGGCAAGGGCAACTTTGCCAAGGTCAAACTGGCCCGGCATGTCCTCACAGGGAAAGAG GTGGCTGTGAAAATCATTGACAAAACGCAGCTTAACTCTTCCAGTCTCCAAAAG CTGTTTCGTGAAGTGAGGATCATGAAGTTGCTGAATCATCCAAATATCG TTAAGTTATTTGAAGTTATTGAGACTGAGAAGACACTGTACTTGATCATGGAGTATGCCAGTGGAG GTGAGGTGTTTGATTACCTTGTTGCTCACGGGAGAATGAAGGAGAAAGAGGCCAGAGCCAAATTTAGACAG ATAGTTTCAGCGGTACAGTACTGCCACCAGAAGTGCATTGTACACAGAGACCTAAAG GCAGAGAACCTACTCCTAGATGCTGACATGAACATCAAGATCGCAGACTTTGGTTTCAGCAATGAGTTCACCATGGGGAACAAGCTGGACACTTTTTGTGGCTCCCCGCCCTACGCTGCTCCGGAACTGTTCCAAGGGAAGAAGTATGACGGGCCCGAGGTGGACGTCTGGAGCCTGGGGGTCATCCTCTACACACTGGTCAGCGGCTCTCTGCCCTTCGACGGGCAGAACCTCAAG GAGCTGCGTGAACGGGTTTTGCGGGGGAAGTATAGGATTCCGTTCTACATGTCCACAGACTGCGAGAACCTGCTCAAGAAGTTCCTCATTCTCAACCCAACCAAGAGGGGCAGCCTGGAG CAGCAGATCATGAAGGACCGCTGGATGAATGTAGGccatgaggaggaggagctgaagCCCTTCATCGAGCCCCAGCCAGACTATAAGGACCCCAAGAGGACAGGTCAGAACCCCGACCGAGCGGGGGGGTGGAAGAGAG ATATCATGTTGCAGATGGGCTACTCTGCAGAGGAGATCCAGGACTCCCTCGTCAACCAAAAATATAATGAAGTCATGGCCACATATCTATTACTGGATTACAGGAACACAGAG atGGACGAATGTATCAGTCTGTCAATGAAATCCCGCCCAGGAAGTGACCTCACAAACAGCAATGCTCAATCTCCTTCTCACAAGGTACAGCGCAGTACCTCATCCAATCTAAAGCCCCGGAGAGCAACAGATGCAG GTTCTTCTGCTTCCAAGCGTTCCCAGGGCGACAACAAGCACACAGCAGAGGATTATGGGAGGAAAGGTTCTGGCACTGGCAGCTCCACTAAAGTCCCTCCCAGTCCTTTAGCTACAGCAGATCGTAAGAGGAGCACCCCAACCCCCTCCACC AACAGCATCCTGTCCACTGGTACGAGTCGCAGTCGAAACTCGCCGGTCCCTGAGAGGGCCACACTTGGGGTCCAGAATGGAAAGGACAG ccTGACCACCCCAGGGTCCCGTGCCTCCACAGCCTCGGCAGCTGCCgtactctcctcctcccacccccgACATCACAAGTCCTTGTCCACCTCTGCTCACCCCAGCCCCCCAGACATCCATGCACACCGGCCCAG CACCGCCCCTCAGAGAGTACCGGTGGCGTCTCCTTCTGCCCACAACATCGGCAGTTCCACGGCGACAGACCGTACCAACTTCCCCAGAAATGTGACTAGCCGGAGCACTTTCAGTGCCGGCCAGCAGAGGGCGGCACGGGACCAACATACCTCCACTTATAATGGTCCCCCAtcatccccttccctctcctacgGGAACAGCCAAGCCCGAAGAGCCGGGGGCACTGGTATCTTCAGAAAGTTCACTTCTAAATTTGTGCGCAG AAATCTCACATTCAGATTCCCCAGAAG CCCGTATGAGGGAGAGGGTCGAGATGAGGCCAGCAG ACCCATGCTGACCACCGCTGAGAAGCTGGAAAAGGTCACTCTGGGCTCTGCAGGAGACGAGAACAAGGACTTCCTGTCTTCCACCTCTACGGTTCCCAGCACCCCGACTTCAAGCCTGACCTCCAAGGACCACAAGCCCCGCTCGCTGCGCTTCACCTGGAGCATGAAGACCACCTCCTCCATGGAGCCCAATGAGATGATGAAGGAGATCCGGAAGGTTTTGGACTCGAACAGCTGCGAGTATGAGCTACGGGAGCGCTACATGCTGCTGTGCGTGTCTGGGAATCCCGCCTGTGACGACTTTGTCCAGTGGGAGATGGAGGTTTGCAAGCTGCCCCGCCTCTCCCTCAACGGGGTTCGCTTTAAGCGCATTTCTGGCACGTCCATCGCCTTCAAGAACATCGCTTCCAAGGTTGCCAATGAGCTCAAACTTTGA
- the LOC111964174 gene encoding serine/threonine-protein kinase MARK2 isoform X1, whose amino-acid sequence MSTRTVTRTALLTIEHSSNQSPSESKAGGRPNMPRCRNSVPTTADEQPHIGNYRLLKTIGKGNFAKVKLARHVLTGKEVAVKIIDKTQLNSSSLQKLFREVRIMKLLNHPNIVKLFEVIETEKTLYLIMEYASGGEVFDYLVAHGRMKEKEARAKFRQIVSAVQYCHQKCIVHRDLKAENLLLDADMNIKIADFGFSNEFTMGNKLDTFCGSPPYAAPELFQGKKYDGPEVDVWSLGVILYTLVSGSLPFDGQNLKELRERVLRGKYRIPFYMSTDCENLLKKFLILNPTKRGSLEQQIMKDRWMNVGHEEEELKPFIEPQPDYKDPKRTGQNPDRAGGWKRDIMLQMGYSAEEIQDSLVNQKYNEVMATYLLLDYRNTEMDECISLSMKSRPGSDLTNSNAQSPSHKVQRSTSSNLKPRRATDAGSSASKRSQGDNKHTAEDYGRKGSGTGSSTKVPPSPLATADRKRSTPTPSTNSILSTGTSRSRNSPVPERATLGVQNGKDSLTTPGSRASTASAAAVLSSSHPRHHKSLSTSAHPSPPDIHAHRPSTAPQRVPVASPSAHNIGSSTATDRTNFPRNVTSRSTFSAGQQRAARDQHTSTYNGPPSSPSLSYGNSQARRAGGTGIFRKFTSKFVRRNLTFRFPRSPYEGEGRDEASRPMLTTAEKLEKVTLGSAGDENKDFLSSTSTVPSTPTSSLTSKDHKPRSLRFTWSMKTTSSMEPNEMMKEIRKVLDSNSCEYELRERYMLLCVSGNPACDDFVQWEMEVCKLPRLSLNGVRFKRISGTSIAFKNIASKVANELKL is encoded by the exons TCTCCCTCTGAGTCCAAGGCAGGCGGGCGTCCCAATATGCCGCGGTGCCGGAATTCTGTCCCCACGACGGCAGACGAGCAGCCACACATTGGCAACTACCGGCTGCTAAAGACCATTGGCAAGGGCAACTTTGCCAAGGTCAAACTGGCCCGGCATGTCCTCACAGGGAAAGAG GTGGCTGTGAAAATCATTGACAAAACGCAGCTTAACTCTTCCAGTCTCCAAAAG CTGTTTCGTGAAGTGAGGATCATGAAGTTGCTGAATCATCCAAATATCG TTAAGTTATTTGAAGTTATTGAGACTGAGAAGACACTGTACTTGATCATGGAGTATGCCAGTGGAG GTGAGGTGTTTGATTACCTTGTTGCTCACGGGAGAATGAAGGAGAAAGAGGCCAGAGCCAAATTTAGACAG ATAGTTTCAGCGGTACAGTACTGCCACCAGAAGTGCATTGTACACAGAGACCTAAAG GCAGAGAACCTACTCCTAGATGCTGACATGAACATCAAGATCGCAGACTTTGGTTTCAGCAATGAGTTCACCATGGGGAACAAGCTGGACACTTTTTGTGGCTCCCCGCCCTACGCTGCTCCGGAACTGTTCCAAGGGAAGAAGTATGACGGGCCCGAGGTGGACGTCTGGAGCCTGGGGGTCATCCTCTACACACTGGTCAGCGGCTCTCTGCCCTTCGACGGGCAGAACCTCAAG GAGCTGCGTGAACGGGTTTTGCGGGGGAAGTATAGGATTCCGTTCTACATGTCCACAGACTGCGAGAACCTGCTCAAGAAGTTCCTCATTCTCAACCCAACCAAGAGGGGCAGCCTGGAG CAGCAGATCATGAAGGACCGCTGGATGAATGTAGGccatgaggaggaggagctgaagCCCTTCATCGAGCCCCAGCCAGACTATAAGGACCCCAAGAGGACAGGTCAGAACCCCGACCGAGCGGGGGGGTGGAAGAGAG ATATCATGTTGCAGATGGGCTACTCTGCAGAGGAGATCCAGGACTCCCTCGTCAACCAAAAATATAATGAAGTCATGGCCACATATCTATTACTGGATTACAGGAACACAGAG atGGACGAATGTATCAGTCTGTCAATGAAATCCCGCCCAGGAAGTGACCTCACAAACAGCAATGCTCAATCTCCTTCTCACAAGGTACAGCGCAGTACCTCATCCAATCTAAAGCCCCGGAGAGCAACAGATGCAG GTTCTTCTGCTTCCAAGCGTTCCCAGGGCGACAACAAGCACACAGCAGAGGATTATGGGAGGAAAGGTTCTGGCACTGGCAGCTCCACTAAAGTCCCTCCCAGTCCTTTAGCTACAGCAGATCGTAAGAGGAGCACCCCAACCCCCTCCACC AACAGCATCCTGTCCACTGGTACGAGTCGCAGTCGAAACTCGCCGGTCCCTGAGAGGGCCACACTTGGGGTCCAGAATGGAAAGGACAG ccTGACCACCCCAGGGTCCCGTGCCTCCACAGCCTCGGCAGCTGCCgtactctcctcctcccacccccgACATCACAAGTCCTTGTCCACCTCTGCTCACCCCAGCCCCCCAGACATCCATGCACACCGGCCCAG CACCGCCCCTCAGAGAGTACCGGTGGCGTCTCCTTCTGCCCACAACATCGGCAGTTCCACGGCGACAGACCGTACCAACTTCCCCAGAAATGTGACTAGCCGGAGCACTTTCAGTGCCGGCCAGCAGAGGGCGGCACGGGACCAACATACCTCCACTTATAATGGTCCCCCAtcatccccttccctctcctacgGGAACAGCCAAGCCCGAAGAGCCGGGGGCACTGGTATCTTCAGAAAGTTCACTTCTAAATTTGTGCGCAG AAATCTCACATTCAGATTCCCCAGAAG CCCGTATGAGGGAGAGGGTCGAGATGAGGCCAGCAG ACCCATGCTGACCACCGCTGAGAAGCTGGAAAAGGTCACTCTGGGCTCTGCAGGAGACGAGAACAAGGACTTCCTGTCTTCCACCTCTACGGTTCCCAGCACCCCGACTTCAAGCCTGACCTCCAAGGACCACAAGCCCCGCTCGCTGCGCTTCACCTGGAGCATGAAGACCACCTCCTCCATGGAGCCCAATGAGATGATGAAGGAGATCCGGAAGGTTTTGGACTCGAACAGCTGCGAGTATGAGCTACGGGAGCGCTACATGCTGCTGTGCGTGTCTGGGAATCCCGCCTGTGACGACTTTGTCCAGTGGGAGATGGAGGTTTGCAAGCTGCCCCGCCTCTCCCTCAACGGGGTTCGCTTTAAGCGCATTTCTGGCACGTCCATCGCCTTCAAGAACATCGCTTCCAAGGTTGCCAATGAGCTCAAACTTTGA